The Pontibacter sp. SGAir0037 DNA segment ATTTTCTTCACTACAGTATTAGGGCTTGACAACCAGTTACATGTGTTCTTCTGCCAAAGTGCTACCCTCAGGTAAAAGTTTTATGAGTAACTTTGCCCCATAAAAAACGCATATGACCCGCAAGAGATATATTACGCTTATACTGATATTAGGAACGCTAACGGCTTTAGGCCCTTTTTCAATAGATATGTACCTGCCTGGTTTCCCGGCAATAGCCAAAGATCTGGGTACGACAGTAGCAGAGGTTTCACTTTCTTTGTCGAGTTTTTTCATAGGTATTTCAGCCGGACAGTTTCTGTATGGACCTTTAATGGATAGGTTTGGAAGGAAAGTTCCGCTTTATATAGGTCTTTGCGGCTATGTTATAGCTTCAACGGCCTGTGCTTTTGCCACAACAATAGATGCTTTAGTTATACTTCGTTTTATTCAGGCTATATGTAGTTGTGCCGCTGCGGTAGCATCTGTGGCTATGGTACGTGACTTGTTTCCGGTTCAGGATAACGCTAAAGTATTTTCGCTGCTAATGCTTGTCGTTGGCGTTTCACCAATGATAGCACCGACTGTGGGCGGCTATGTAACTGCAGGTTTTGGCTGGGAAGCAGTTTTCCTGATCCTGGCCGGAATGGCTGCCGCCATACTATTAGCCGTTTATTTTGGTTTACCGGAAAGCAGCCAGCCCGATCCGACTTATTCACTTGCTCCAAAGCAGATGATCGGTAAGTTTATGGCTGTTCTGAAAGAACCACAATTTTATACCTATGCATTTTCTGGGGCAGTTTCCTTTGCAGGCTTGTTAGCTTATGTATCAGGGTCTCCTTTGGTATTTATGGAAATTTTTCAGGTGAATGAAAAGCAATACGGCTGGGTTTTCGCTTTTCTGTCTATTGGTTTAATTGGAGCAAGCCAGGTAAACAGTGTGATGTTGCGCAGGTTCAGGAGCGAACAGATTATTATTACCGCCCTGGTTTGCCAGTTGATAATTGGTGGAGTTCTTTTGGCCGGAACAATTTTAGGCTTTTTAGGTTTGTTTTCTACTATAGCCTGTATATTCCTGTTTTTGTGTTGCCTCGGCTTTACTTTTCCCAATGCCTCAGCCCTATCATTAGCTCCTTTCAGTAAAAATGCCGGAAGTGCATCCGCTTTAATGGGGGCCTCTCAAATGGGTATTGGTGCATTGGCAACTGTTGTTTTAAGTGTTTTCAGCAATCATTCTGCTGTACCTATGGCAGGTGTAATGGCTGCATCAGCATTACTGGCATTGCTGATTTTGTGGTTTGGCCAAAAAATGATTCAGGCAAAGGGTGGGCTTTACGAAGCAGACCCTTCTGCTGCAGGAGCTATTCATTAGCGGCTTATTGAGCTAATGACTGGTAAACTCAAAGGAAGCTGCTTGATGATACAGCTTTCCTTTGCCAGCCATAGAGGAGAGAAATAAGGTAATGTTATTTCTGGCTCTGCTGGTTGAAAGATCAGCGATTATATCCTGTACGCCATCCCCATCCAAGTCTCCCATCCAAAGTAGAACATAAATGGCATTCTCAAATGAATGGTCTTCGGCAAGGGTTTGGGTAACTTTTGATCCGGCTTTGTTACCACTTACTTTCCAGCTGTAATTTTGTATCTTAAACAGGTTGGTACCTTCTACTGCTGCACTGTCACCAGAAGCAGTTAGCTGGTAGGTGCCTCTGCTGGTTTTAAAGGATATTTTATGTCCTGGTGCCAGCACATCCCGCTCCAAGGCAACGGTATCTATTTTTCCAGGGTTCGGATTACTTAACCCAGTCAGAAGTACTATGGTACCCGGTCTGCTGCTGCTTACAGCTCTACCTGATATATGAAGACTATCAGGATCGTGAGCAGGATCATAAACCGTTTTAACAGTCGCCTGAACAGGTTTAAGGACATATTGACCTTCTTCAAAAACCAATGCCAGCCATTTCTTTTGCTGAACACCTTGCCATACTTCATCTTTATGAAATGTACCTTCTAGCAACAGTTTTATTTTACCAGTGGGCTCAGGAGCCAGGTTTGAGCTGTCAACGGTTATAGTTGTTTCTGCTTCAGTTAATAAACTGTCTTCAGCCTGTTCATCATCTGAATTTTCTGCAGTTGAGTCTTCTACCATAACCATGTGATCGGTTATAGTTGTTGAAGAAGTATCGTTATTGCAACTATAAAACAGCACGAGAAGCGGAAAGCATAGGAGGTAGCGCATCATGTATAAATAGTTTGATGAACTAATATAGGTAAAGCTGTTAAAATAAAAACCTCCTGCAGGAGAGGGTAAAGCGAACAGCTCTCGTCTGCAGGAGGTTTTCGGAATCACTTATGTATTTAAATAAGTTTGTTTAAACGATCTTTCAGACCGGCACTTGCTTCTAAAAGCGGTAACCTGACGCTGGCTTTGCAAACACCAAAACGTTCTAGCAAAGCTTTAACACCTACTGGGTTACTTTCTTCATACATCAGCGGGTTAATATCCACAAAGTCGTTCAGTAACTGATGTGCCGGAGCAAAGTCAAACGATAGGCCCAGCTGCACCATTTTGCTGAACTTTTCAGGAAAGGCATTGGCAAGTACAGAAATAACACCTACTGCTCCAAAGGTGATCATGGGGAGGGTTAACAAATCATCTCCACTGATCAGTAAAAAATCCGAAGGTTTGTGTTTCGCAATTATCATGCACTGCTCCATGTTGCCTGATGCCTCTTTTATGCCAATGATATTGGGATGTGCAGAAAGTTTTAAGACTGTATCTGCTGTTACGTTGCTGCTCGTACGGCCGGGAACGTTGTAGAGGATAACCGGTACAGGACAGGCATTGGCAATATGCAGGTAATGCTGGTATATGCCTATCTGAGAAGGCTTGTTATAATAAGGGCTAACTGATAAAATAGCAGCAACACCATCCAGGTCTGTGTTGGCAATTGTTTCAATCACCTGGTGCGTGCTGTTTCCGCCAATACCATAAACTATTGGCAGTCTATCCGCTACATGTTCTTTTATGAAATTTAATATTTCTGCTTTCTCAGCAGTAGTAGTGGTTACTGATTCTGCCGTTGTGCCATTAACAACCAAATAGTTTACACCTCCGCTGATGGTAAAGTCTAACAGCTTAAGCAAACCATCGAAATCTACTGTTAAATCCTCCTTAAAAGGCGTTACTAACGCCACTCCTGTACCTCTGAAAATATCCTGTGTCATGCTAATTTTAAAATGCAGGAAGTTGTTCTCTGCAAGCATGCAAGTTTGCTTTTTTTTATCTAAAACGAAAAAATACTAAAAAGGAATTTTGCTTTCGCCAGTGAGAATTAGCTATACAGAATCTGGAATAGCCTGAATGATATACACTATTGAATGTTATTCTCTTCCACCCATTTCACAAACTGGTCTTTGTAAACCTCGCCAATCGGAATCTCTTTTTTCCCGATTCTGATTCTGCTTTTTTCGATGCTGTCTATTTTCTGAAGTGCAACAATAAAAGAACGGTGCACGCGCAGGAATCTGGATTCCGGCAGTTTCTCCATCATCTTGTTCATCGACAACAGGGTTATTATTTTCTGATCTGTTGTTTGAATGATGATATAATCCTTCAGACCTTCAATCCAGAGCACATCTTTAAAATCGACGCGGATCGTTTTATAGTCTGCTTTTACAAACATAAACTCGTGCTCGTGGGCAGGGGCGGCGGCAGGAACAGGAACTGGCTCTAAAGCTGGTTTGGCAGATCGTTGCAGCCTTTCCTGCGCCTTATTAACCGCCTTCACAAAGCGATCAAACGGAATGGGCTTTAAAAGATAATCGACGGCGTCCTGGTTAAAGCCTTCGAGTGCATAGTCGGGATAAGCTGTTGTGAAGATAATCAGTGGCTGATTCTTCATGATGTTCAGCAACTGTATACCCGTCAGCTCCGGCATTTCTATATCCAGGAACATCAGGTCCACCTTTTCTTCCTGTAAAACCTGCATGGCTTCGGTAGCACTGGCACATGTTTTCACCAGTTGTAAAAAAGGAAGTTTGCTAATATAACTTTCGATTATATCCAGTGCTAAAGGTTCATCATCTACAGCTAAGCATCTTATTGTCATAGTTCTATTTAATTGGTTGGAAGTAAAGTTTCAGCGTAGCATAAAAAGCTCCCTCTTTTTCTTCAAAAGAGAGTTTATGGCGGTTTAGGTAGAGCAAGTTAAGGCGCCTGCGCAAATTTTCAAGACCTATCCCTCCAAAATCCTTCTTTTTATGAGTGCTGATGTTGTTGATCGTGCTGAACTGCAGGCAGGTTTCTTTCACTTCCAGGTTAAAGGTTATTCCAATTTCATTTTTGCTGACCAAGCCGTGCTTAAAGGCATTTTCAACTAAGGTCATCATCATCATAGGGGCAATGGACTTTCCAGCTAAACTTCCTTTTATGTTGAATTTTATACTAGTGTGCTCACGCAGCCGCAGTTTTTGCAGATCAATGAAATTATGAATATGCTCTACCTCCTTCTCCAGGCTGACTAAGGTGTCGTTGCTTTCATACAGCATGTAACGCATCAGGAGCGAAAGCTTCATGATGGCATCTGGCGTTTCTGGCGACTGTTTATAAGCCAGTGAGTATATGTTATTTAAGGTATTAAACAGGAAGTGTGGGTTTACCTGAGATTTTAAATAAGCCAGCTCAGCCGTAAGTTTCTGAGTTTCCAATTCTTTGTTAAGCCGTTCGTTACGGATATAGTTACCCGTTACTTTTAAAGCCGAACTGATAAAAATAACCATAAAGCCACCCAGCATGTACTGCACCAGGCGTTCATAGCTGTACAGGATTTTCATGTTAGGGTTAAATTCCTTGAAAACGTAAAAATCCAGTGGAGACCTAACCAGCGCAAAAACCACTAGGGTAGCCAGCACCAGGGCTATGTATAGTAGTATCCGGTTTCGTGCCAGGTAGTTAGGGATAAGCACATACCAGTTAAAGTAAAAGATAACGGCGTAAAAGGAGAGCGCAATCGTAACATCAACAAACTTATTAAAGTTGAGCAGTTGGTTCGATTGCAGATAGTATAGTGTGATGGTAATAATGACTAGCCAACATATGAAATGTAGGGTAATCTGATACCATTTCTTCATAGAAAGTTCAAGCAAAGCAAGTGGGGTTGCTGTCCAGTTCATGCTGTTTATTCATTCATAGGCAGGCCTGACCTGAAGCGGAGCTTAACAGACTTGCCTAATCTTAAAGTTAATGAATTATAGTGGCATTATAATATTCAGTCGCAGGACTTAGACGAACATCAAAGATTAAACTATAAAGCGAACAAATTTAAAGATAAAGCCGGAGCTACTGTTCGTCCTGAAAAGACAGCAGTTGGTATATTTTATTTTGCTTCCTCAGAAATAAGTAACTTCTTGTACCTGGTCATCCTTAGCTGAATTAGAAAAGCGAAAGATTAAATTTTTGAAGTTGTTAGTTGTTTGTAAGGCGGAAGGCCGGTTGTTTGCAACCGGCCTTCTTTTATGCCTTATTACCTATACTTCCTAATTAACTCAGCATTGCCAGGAACTCTTCTTCTGATACAATTTTGATTCCGAGCTTTGTAGCTTTGTCGAGTTTGGAAGGGCCCATTTTATCACCGGCAACCAGGTAAGATAGTTTTGCAGATATTGAGCTTACAACTTTCCCTCCATGAGATGTGATGAGTTGCTGTAACTCATCGCGGCTAACGCTTTGGAAAACACCGGAAATAACAAAAGTGCTGCCTGCCAGTGTTTCGCTTTCCAGAACAGGAGCACTGGACTCTGATTTAAACTGAAGTCCTGCGGCTTTCAGGCGTTCCACCAGTTGCACGTTATCCGGTTGATTAAAATAAGCGATAATGGAGTTGGCTATTCGATCACCGATTTCATTAACAGCAATAAGCTCTTCGAAAGAAGCCCCTCGTAAAGCTTCTATATCAGGAAAATATTCTACCAGCTTTTTGGCTACTGTATTGCCTACAAAGCGAATTCCCAGTGCAAACAATACTTTATCAAATGTTACTTCTTTAGACTTCTCCAGGCCAGACAGCAGGTTATTGGCAGATTTCTCACCCATACGCTCCAGGCTCATCAGTTGCTCAAATTGCAGGTCGTAAAGATCAGCCGCATTCCTCACTAAGCCCTTCTGGTAAAGCTGTTCTATGGTTTCAGGCCCCAGGCCATCTATGTTCATGGCTTTGCGGGAAATAAAGTGCTCCAGTTTGGCTTTGATCTGGGGTGGGCATCCTTTCTCATTCGGGCAGTAAAAGTTTGCTTCGCCCTCGGTTCTAAATAATGGTGTTTCACAGGCAGGGCAGGTGGTTGGGTAACTAATGGCTATACTGTCAGCAGGGCGCTTGCTCAAGTCTACCCCCGTAATCTTAGGTATGATTTCGCCTCCTTTTTCAACGAACACTGTATCGCCCAAGCGCAGGTCGAGGCGCTGAATTTCGTTGGCATTATGCACAGATGCCCGTTTAACCACTGTACCGGCCAAAAGAACAGGCTGGAGCAGCGCGACAGGTGTTACTGCTCCTGTACGACCTACCTGGTACTGTATACCTTGTAATTGTGTGGCGGCACTCAAAGCCGGATATTTATATGCAATGGCCCAGCGCGGACTTTTGGCGGTGAAGCCAAGTTCTTCCTGCAAGGCATAACTGTTTACCTTCACCACAACGCCATCGGTAGCGATAGGCAGCTCCAGGCGCTTTTGCTCCCATTCATTTATATAGTCGAGTACAGCTTCTATCGAACTGCATTTGCGCCAGGTATCTGATACCTTAAAGCCCCATTTCTGTATAGCCTGCAGGCTTTCCGAATGCGAATCGAAAGGATTGGGAGAGGCGTGGAAGCTATAGGAGTAACAGCCTAATTTGCGGCTTGCCACCACCGCTGAATCCTGTTGTTTTAGTGTTCCGGATGCTGCATTTCTGGGGTTAGCCAGCAATTGTTCGCCAGCCTCTTCGCGCTCTGAATTTAGCTGCTCAAAAACTGACAAAGGCATAAAAACCTCTCCGCGTACTTCAAACAGCTCCGGGAAATTTTCGCCATGTACGTGAAGCGGAATATCTCTTATCGTTCTGACGTTGGCAGAGATATCGTCACCTCTTGTGCCGTCGCCTCGTGTTGCACCCTGTATAAAGCTTCCGTTTTCATAGGTTAGGCTAATTGCCACACCATCAAACTTTTGTTCACATACATATTCCACCTCATCTCCTACAACTTTTCTAACTCTCCTGTCAAATTCGCGGAGATCCTCTTCTGAATAAGTATTGCTTAGCGAAAGCATCGGGTATTTATGAAAAACAGTCGGGAAGCTCTTGGTAATAGTACCGCCAACCCGTTGTGTAGGAGAGTTGAGTGACTTTAGAGCCGGATGCTGCTCTTCCAGTTTCTGAAGCCTCTTAAGCAGCATATCAAATTCATAGTCTGGGACTTCAGAGATGCTGTTCTGGTAGTATTGGTAGTTGAGGTAATTTATTCTTTGTACAAGCTCCTGGATTTCGGAAGCAGGGTCTTTTTCTATAGCCATTTTAACTTGATTTTCCGCCGGTAAATGTACTTAAATAGCTCTAAGCTTTCAATACATGTAATGCGAAAGCATGGGCATTGAGTTTTTAGAACTGCTAATACCATGAATGGCTTGCAGATGTAATATTTGCTTAAACTAACTTGGGGGTATTTCGTTATATTTTATATATAAAAAGTATAATAGTGTAAATACTTACCGCTAATACCAAATAACCAATGCTATGAAAAAATGGATGACTTTTACTTGCTTAATGATTTTGTTATCTGTAGTTGCAATCCGGTGTAGCAACTCTGATGATGAAAATTTCTGGGACTGGATGATTCCCGAAACAGACGATGATCCTACCAGCACCCAAGTTTCCGGCTATGTGTTCCGTCCTGGTGTTGAACCTGCAACAGATGCCAATGTGCAGCAGCTAAAGGTGCCTGCCGGGTTTGCAGTAAATAAATTTGCTGAGAATATAGGAAAACCACGCATACTTGTAGCACACAGCTCCGGCTACGTGTATGTTTCTGATCGCGAAGCAGGGGAGGTTATGCTCCTGCAGGACAGTGATGGAGATGGTGTGGCAGAAAGAAAAGAAGTTGTAGCCAATATCCGTCAGGCACATGGTTTGACTATACATGAAGAAAAACTTTATATAGTATCAGTTAAAGAGCTATATGTGGCTGATATAAATGCAAATGGTACTCTTTCACAGCCCCGAATGCTCCTAAACGATTTGCCCGATGGAGGGCAGCATCCGAACCGTACCATTGCATTCGGACCAGACGGTAAAATGTACATTAGCATTGGCAGTACCTGTAATTCCTGCCCAGAACCTAATCCGGAACACGCAACTATGGTAAGAGCCGAGCCAGATGGATCGGATAGAAAGATATTTGCCAGAGGGCTCCGGAATACGATTGGCTTCGGATGGCATCCGCAGTCTGGTGAGCTGTGGGGTATGGATCATGGCATAGACTGGTTAGGAGATCATGAACAGAAAGAAGAGTTGAATAAGATTGAAGAAGGTAAAAATTATGGCTGGCCCTACATCTACGATATGGGAAAGTATAACCCTTCGGACAGACCACAGGGAGATACAACTTATCAGCAGTATGCCCAGAAAACAACAATGCCTGTTTTACTGTACATGGAGGCACATGCAGCACCAATGGAAATGGTATTTTATACCGGAAGCCAGTTTCCGGCTGAGTACCAGAATAATGCATTTATTGCCATGCGTGGCTCCTGGAACAGAAGTTCTCCGGTGGGCTATAAGGTGGTGAGACTGCGGTTTGCGAACGGGCAACCGGCTGGTTTCGAAGATTTTTTAACAGGCTTCCTCATTAATAACGGCCGCTCTCACTTCGGCAGGCTGGTTGGGTTAGCGGTACATGCCGATGGTTCCCTGCTCGTTTCTGATGATACCAATGGCGCAATTTACAGAGTCTCTAAACAGTAACTTTTGCAGAAGCAGATAAAAAAGAAGGGGTTACCTTATCTAAGGTAGCCCCTTCTTTTTTTAAAGCAATACTTTGATATAAGCTTTAATTATTTAATAACTAAACCATCAGCTACAAAGCTTAGTTCTTCTTTAGGACTGGTGATGGCAGCTATTTCTTCTGGTGTTTTACCTGCATCTTCGGCATAATGGCGTTGTGTTTCTACAGATGTTACCGTGCGTTTAGCTGTACCTGTAAAAACAACAGTTTTGCCGGATAAGTCTTCTACCGGTACAAAAAAGCCATAGTCCCGGAAGGTGACCTTTATGGTCTGGTTATCGGCTAATTTTACATCTAACCAGCAGCCTTTAGACTGGCAGCTGGAGGAAATTTCACCTGTAACAGTTGCTTGTAAAGAATCCTGTTCAGTTACCAGTTCCGCAAGTTGAGAGGTTGTCAGCACGTTTGTTTCGGAGAATGTCATTCCATAGTTACTTGCTGCAGGCTGAGCAACTGCAGTGGTACCTGTTTCTTTAGTGGCATCGGAGAGCGTGTTGGCTTTGTTGCAGCTTACTAAAGCAGCAACAGCAAAAAGTACCAGGTATGTCTTCTTCATAAGGCAGTAATTTTTAAGCAAATATAGCCAATAACATGAACCTGAAAAAGAGAATGTATGCTTATCCTAAAGCTTTAGTGAGGCCTGTTATCCAGCCACCGTGCATTCTGGATGCTAACCATGATTCTTCCGGTAAGCATGGGCATATACTTTGCCGGAAGCTGAACCTGGTACTGGTCTAATAGCATATCAAATGAGGTGCTAAAAATTAAGGCCTGGTTTTCGGGGGTAAACAAAATCGGCAGTATTTGTTCATTAATTACATCCTGGAAAAAAACTCTTGTGCGCCTGCCCATTGTTTCAGTTGAAAGATTGCCGGCATTGATTTTTTCTACAGGCGCTTCAATTTCTATTAAAAGTTCAGGGAATCGGGCAAGGTAGAAGATGTCCTGTATCATGGATAGCGGGCTCGCATTGTTTGCTGCTTCCAAGGTGCTGATATTTAAAATGCACTCCAGTTTCTGAGTGTTCCTGTTATAGCGCACCAGCATGCTTTGAGAGGTAAACTCATAATTTCTTTCGCTTCCTTCTATAGAAATTAATATAGTATTTCCGTTAGTAAAGGCGGGACCGGTTTGAGCCTGGGAGGTATTGATCAGAATGAAGAATCCTCCGATTATAAAAAGTATAATTTTATACATATAAAAGAATTAGCACCTAACTAGTTAACGCAAATTTTTAAACTATGGCGAACCATTAATTGCAAAATGATGCCTTTCATGCTAACTTAATAGAAAACTCTTTGAGAAAGGTACTGAACAGTTTTAGCATAATTAGTTTGCAATTTTGTTCTTTAGTAAGATTGATTATTTGTTTTCTTACTGCCATTTTTGAGGTTTTCATCTGAAAGAGCCGTTTCAGGAGGAAAAGAATTATTTAATGATTATTACATAAACTTTTGGCTCTAATTTTAAAACTATAGAGAGGTAGTATAGGTATAAATGTTATATACTGAAAATGTTAATGAAGTAGTATTTACACAGGGGGAACTGCATCAGGCAAGGTGCGATTTAAGGCAATGGATTCAGATAAAAAAAATAAGGTTAGAGCGAAGCAGTATTCTGCATTCAGTAAAATAGAAGAGATGCACCCGATCAGGATGCTGCTTTATTTAAGCATGATCGGGATTGGAGTTCTTTTTTTCATTCTGATAATAGCATTTGCCCGAACTGGCGGTTTTCAGTCAGAGACTTTCCATTTTCCCAGGTTCTTTAGCATCAGCACTATCCTGATACTTTTCAGCAGTTATACCATCAGTAAGATACCAGGTTTGTATAAAAAGGACAAACTAAAGAAAATGGCCCGTTATTTAGGCTATACACTGGTATTAGGATGCCTCTTTATTGGAGCACAGTTTCTGGGATGGAATGAGGTGTCTGATTCAGGTTTGAATTTCAAGGGTAAAGCATCAGGTACTTACCTGTACCTGATTTCTGCTTTACATATTCTGCACCTGCTCGGAGGTTTAATTTTCCTGTCGTTTCTCTTCCTTAAAACATTACATGTAGCAGCCGATGGAGTGAGAAGCCTTGTGTACATCCGGGATCCTTATCGTACCCTGCAAATCGCAATGCTTCGCAGCTACTGGCATTTTATGGGATTTCTGTGGGTTGGTTTATATGTGGTATTCTTGTTTATGGCCTAGCTCCACACTAACGCACTAATGTAACCGAACCTTTATATTGTTTGGTGTTAAAATCAATTACATAAAAATAAACTCCGTCGTTTACGCCTTTGCCATCCCAGCGGAAGTTACTGTTTTCGCTAAAGTATACTTCTTTGCCCCACCTGTTAAAGATTCTGATATTTTTAAAAGTAGCTGTACAGAACTCAACTGGTAAATCAGGCATTTCAAAATAATCGTTCTTATCGTCATCGTTAGGGGTAAAAATATTAGCTGGAATGTAATCGTCTAGCTTAGGTGCTTTTATCTTAAACTGTAGCATGATAAATTTCTTGTCGGCAGGAATGCAGGCCCCTTCATTTAAATTTATCTTCACTTTTATGTCTTCTCCCTGCAAAAATGCGGCACAGTTAGCTATCCATGAAAATTTCCCTTCTGCGGTACCTGCTCCAGGTGTGGCATTAAACGTCATTCCCATATCAGCCAGACTAAAACCTTCTCCCTCGGCCGATAAATGGAGCTGATCCAGATCTACATCGGCTCCAAAGAAGTTGGCATCGAACGTTTCATCAAGCTCCATTTCAAATACAAACGTGGTTAAATCAGTAGAGATTTCCGGCGCATTGTTTTCATAAATGGTTCTTACTTCAACAATCTCTGTTCGTGAAGTTGCTGCATTGCAAACATCAGATGTAACCTTAAATTCTATCTGATAAGATTCTTTCTGCAGCGCGTTACAATCTATCTCCCAACGGAAAGGAGATTCTACGTGGCCTGTTCCTGTTTTATTCTGAAAAGTAATTTTCTGGCTGCCCATATCGAAGTCTTTTCCCGCTGCAGTTAAGCTTATGGGGCTGTTATCCTGATCGTCACCAATGGCGTTAAAATTAACAACGTCGCCTTCGCGCACATAAATGATGCGATCTGGGGTCGTTAACGATACAGTGGGTGGGACATCAGGTACGGGTTCAATAATAAAGCTAATTCTGAGGGTATCCTGTCGCGGCAGGCTACAGCCGTTGTCGCGCACGATCAGATCCATCTGGTAAACTTTGCCATCCGTATTAAAGCATTCATCAAAACATAAGGTGGCTTTAAGAGAATCCTGGATAGTACTTGTGTTTACTGTTCCGCTGGTGCTTCCAGATAACGTGTAGTTGCTGTTGTTAAAGTTTACAGGTCTTGCAGTCAGGAAAAGAGGGGAGCGCCTGTCGCTGTCTGTATAGTAAATGTCGAGGCAACGCTCTGAAGTGGGAGTGACACGTAAAATTTTGTTTTCGTTGTAAAAAGATTTTTCATCTTTTTCTTTAGCCATAACGACAGGTGATGCATTTGGATTGCACCTGACAACCAGCAATTGAAAATCGCGCCTTACTTCTCCGATTTTTATTTTGTTGCGGTATTCAGAAACTTTAATGCCGAAAACAAACAATCCTAATCGGGTAGGTTTTACTACTAATCGTCCTGTTTCAGCATCTATATTCAGAGCTGGATCTCCCGATATCTGAGAGTTGGTACTATAGCCACTGAGCCAGGTTATTTCAGGGTAAGGCCTTGCCCGGGGGGTAGGCCTCTCATTGCCGGCAACCGCAGAACTGTAACCGTTCAAGGGCGTCGACATTTCGTATACCAGCGAATCGCCATCAGAGTCGGTGCCACCAAAATCGTAATAAAACAATTCGTTCAGGCAGGCATAGTCGCTTAGCGGAGGAAATAATCTTGGCGAAGAATTGATGAAGAGCTGATTATTTTTAACAACCGGTGGGAACTCCATGTAAAAAACCTGACCGGCTCCTTCAGGAGAACGTATATTCTGAATTGTGCTGTTACGGCAGCACCTCTCCCAGACAACATAGTACCCATCGGGATGCCTGAAGTTAGCAGGGTTAAGCGTAATATCCTGGTAATAAACCAACTTAAGCGTTTGGAGCTGACCAATGGAGCAGTCGGGGCTGGTATAAGGCACTGATGTGTTTGAACGAAGCCGCATTGTTACAAAGCCCATCGATGTATTGGTTGCTTTCTCAAAAATCCTAACAGTTACCTCCTGGTCTAAAGCCCCAGGGCTTCCGTTAATGGCATCAAAATACAGGTTCATGGTTAGCCTGTAAGTATTTTCGGACCTATGCTGCAGCTCAAATTCACCGCCCACTATATGGGTGGCATGTGAATAGTAGCTTAAGAAAAAGCCAAAAAGCAGGAGAAGTATACTTAGCCTCATTCTTCCGATCTAAGAAAAAACAGTATTATAATTCTTTATGAAAAATATTTAAAATTAATGATAATTAAAACTCCTGAATCAACTATATTATAATTAAACTTTAACTATCGTTCAGAATCATTTTCCTGAAATGCAGCTGTAAGTTGTACTGTTGTAAGAGACTCCTGTACTTATCTTGAAAAAAACTTAAAATTATATTAA contains these protein-coding regions:
- a CDS encoding sorbosone dehydrogenase family protein, yielding MILLSVVAIRCSNSDDENFWDWMIPETDDDPTSTQVSGYVFRPGVEPATDANVQQLKVPAGFAVNKFAENIGKPRILVAHSSGYVYVSDREAGEVMLLQDSDGDGVAERKEVVANIRQAHGLTIHEEKLYIVSVKELYVADINANGTLSQPRMLLNDLPDGGQHPNRTIAFGPDGKMYISIGSTCNSCPEPNPEHATMVRAEPDGSDRKIFARGLRNTIGFGWHPQSGELWGMDHGIDWLGDHEQKEELNKIEEGKNYGWPYIYDMGKYNPSDRPQGDTTYQQYAQKTTMPVLLYMEAHAAPMEMVFYTGSQFPAEYQNNAFIAMRGSWNRSSPVGYKVVRLRFANGQPAGFEDFLTGFLINNGRSHFGRLVGLAVHADGSLLVSDDTNGAIYRVSKQ
- a CDS encoding DUF4920 domain-containing protein, producing MKKTYLVLFAVAALVSCNKANTLSDATKETGTTAVAQPAASNYGMTFSETNVLTTSQLAELVTEQDSLQATVTGEISSSCQSKGCWLDVKLADNQTIKVTFRDYGFFVPVEDLSGKTVVFTGTAKRTVTSVETQRHYAEDAGKTPEEIAAITSPKEELSFVADGLVIK
- a CDS encoding cytochrome c oxidase subunit III, which encodes MDSDKKNKVRAKQYSAFSKIEEMHPIRMLLYLSMIGIGVLFFILIIAFARTGGFQSETFHFPRFFSISTILILFSSYTISKIPGLYKKDKLKKMARYLGYTLVLGCLFIGAQFLGWNEVSDSGLNFKGKASGTYLYLISALHILHLLGGLIFLSFLFLKTLHVAADGVRSLVYIRDPYRTLQIAMLRSYWHFMGFLWVGLYVVFLFMA
- a CDS encoding gliding motility-associated C-terminal domain-containing protein; amino-acid sequence: MRLSILLLLFGFFLSYYSHATHIVGGEFELQHRSENTYRLTMNLYFDAINGSPGALDQEVTVRIFEKATNTSMGFVTMRLRSNTSVPYTSPDCSIGQLQTLKLVYYQDITLNPANFRHPDGYYVVWERCCRNSTIQNIRSPEGAGQVFYMEFPPVVKNNQLFINSSPRLFPPLSDYACLNELFYYDFGGTDSDGDSLVYEMSTPLNGYSSAVAGNERPTPRARPYPEITWLSGYSTNSQISGDPALNIDAETGRLVVKPTRLGLFVFGIKVSEYRNKIKIGEVRRDFQLLVVRCNPNASPVVMAKEKDEKSFYNENKILRVTPTSERCLDIYYTDSDRRSPLFLTARPVNFNNSNYTLSGSTSGTVNTSTIQDSLKATLCFDECFNTDGKVYQMDLIVRDNGCSLPRQDTLRISFIIEPVPDVPPTVSLTTPDRIIYVREGDVVNFNAIGDDQDNSPISLTAAGKDFDMGSQKITFQNKTGTGHVESPFRWEIDCNALQKESYQIEFKVTSDVCNAATSRTEIVEVRTIYENNAPEISTDLTTFVFEMELDETFDANFFGADVDLDQLHLSAEGEGFSLADMGMTFNATPGAGTAEGKFSWIANCAAFLQGEDIKVKINLNEGACIPADKKFIMLQFKIKAPKLDDYIPANIFTPNDDDKNDYFEMPDLPVEFCTATFKNIRIFNRWGKEVYFSENSNFRWDGKGVNDGVYFYVIDFNTKQYKGSVTLVR